Below is a window of Edaphobacter dinghuensis DNA.
TGCCGCGGATGCGAAGGCGGCACACGAGGCGCTGGTCGAGCTGGTTGCCGAGGGTAAAGATGAGTTGATGGAGGAGTTCTTTCGGGAAGGCACGATTCCCGAGCATCACCTTATTGGTGCTCTGCATGAGGCCATACGCGAGGATCGGATCTTTCCGGTGCTGTATGCCAGCGGCTTGAGAAATGTGGGCACGGACCATCTTCTCGACTTCCTGAAGGTCTATGCACCCGCTCCAGTTGAGCGCGGGCCGGTGGCAGCGGGAGGGATTCTAACCCCACCTGCCACTGCGGCGCACGCGAGCAATGGCGAAGCCACAAGCATGCCGGAGGACGTTCAGGAAGAGATCGTCATGCGGCGGGTCGACGATACCGAACCCGTGGCCCTCTATATCTATAAGACAATGACGGACCCGTTTGCGGGCAGGATCTCGTTCTTTAAAGTCGTCAGCGGCATGGTCAGGACCGACGCCACGGTACAGAACTATACCCGGCAGGAGCCAGAGCGGTTGGCGCACCTCTCTATCATGCAGGGACGCAAGGCGGTCGAGGTGCCGGAGCTGCACTCTGGCGATCTGGGTGCGGTCGCTAAGCTACGGGTTACCCTCACGGGGGACACGCTGGGGGACAAGGCAAACGAGATCTTCATTGAGCCAGTCTCGATGCCGGAGCCGGCGATGACCTATGCCATCGAGCCGAAGACCCGCGCCGATGAAGACAAGCTCGGCCCGGCGCTACATAAGCTGATGGAAGAAGACCAGATGATACGGTTCTTCCGCGACCCGCAGACGAACGAGTTCCTGGTCGCCGGGGCGGGGCAGCCTCATATTGAGGCCATCGTCTCCAAGCTGAAGCGCCGATATCACACGGAGGTGACGCTGAAAGCTCCAAAGGTGCCTTATCGCGAGACCATCCGCGGGCATGCCGAGGCGCAGGGGCGCCATAAGAAGCAGACTGGCGGACATGGGCAGTTTGGCGATTGCAAGATTCGCATGGAGCCGCTTGCCCGCGGCAGCGGCATTGTCTTTGTGAACGATATCTTCGGCGGGGCGATCCCACGCCAGTTCGTCCCGGCGGTCGAGAAGGGAATTCATGAGTCGGCGGCTCGCGGCTATCTGGCGGGCTATCCAGTGGTCGACTTCAAGGTCTCTCTCTTCGACGGCAGCTATCATGATGTCGACTCCAGCGAGATGTCCTTTAAGCTGGCTGCGCGCGCCGCGTTCCGCAAATGTATGGAGCTGGCGAAGCCGGCCCTGCTGGAGCCGGTGATGCACGTCGAGATCGAGGCACCCGACGAGTTTGCCGGCGCTCTGATCGGCGATTTGAACGGCCGTCGTGGCAGGGTACAGGGCATGGAGAGCAGCGGTGCGGGCACCATTGTGCGCGCAGAAGTCCCTATGGCTGAGATGCTTAGCTATGGGACGACGCTTATCTCCATCACCCAGGGACGCGGCAGCTTCCACATGGAGATGGACCACTACGATGTCGTACCGCAGCTTGTGGCAGAGAAGATATTGGCTACAGCGAAGAAGACGGTGCAGGACGAGGCGGAAGAATAGCGAAGATAGGGCGTTCGATCTCTTGTATGTGAAACGTTACAGGATTCCAACCAGAGCGGTCCGGTTTTGATTGATAATCGGATAGGCAAGGCAGGGGAACTTCACTTCTCGGTAGAGAAAAACGATTGTTTCTCACCCAATTGCCAATAAACCAAGATGCTTCTGCCTCGGGTGAGTCTATACCGGGGTACTCGTACGTCCATACGTAGACGGACTCACAGCATTCAAGTCCAAATTTAACCGTTTGGCCAGGAGACACATTGTCATCCGATTCAAAGGAACACCCGACTACTAGCCCGGACCATCAACTTCCGGCCCCTACTTCGGAGCAGCGCGAGCACCAGAACCATAAGGGTGTCCGGATTATCGTATGGGTCGTTATTCTCTTGATCTTCGCGGTCGCATTCTTCCTGATTATGCGGCAGCATGCCACCACGGCAAAGAAGCCGTCACGGCGCGGTGCGGGAGGAACGACGACAATCACCACGGCGACTGCGCAAAAGGGTGATATCGGTGTCTATCTGGACGCCATCGGTACGGTCACGCCGGTACATACGGCATCGATCACCAGTCAGGTGAACGGCATCGTGACGGCCGTGCACTATCAGGAAGGGCAGATCGTTCGCCAGGGCGCTCCTCTGATCGACATCGACTCGAGAACGTACCGCGCCACGTTGCTGCAGGCGCAGGGCATTCTGGAGAGGGATCAAAACATCCTTGCCCAGGCCAAGATGGACCTTGTTCGCTATCGTGATGCCTGGAATCGTAACGCGATTCCGAAGCAGACACTCGACGATCAGGAAAAGATCGTCCTGCAGGACGAGGGCACGGTTAAAAATGATCAGGGTGCAGTGCAGTTCGATCAGGTCCAGGTGGATTATTGCCACATCACGGCCCCCTTCACCGGCAGGGTCGGTCTACGCTTGGTAGACCCCGGCAATGTCGTTCAATCGTCGGGCGGAACAACGCTTGCGGTCGTTACCCAGATACAGCCGATCACGGCCATCTTTACGATTGCCGAGGACAATCTCGGACAGGTTCAGCCTCGCCTGCACCAACAGGCAAAGCTTCCTGTCTATGCCTTCGACCGGACATCGCTGAATAAGATCGCTACGGGCTCGCTGCTTACGCTCGACAACCTGATCGATACGACGACCGGAACGGTCAAGGCCCGTGCCCTATTCGACAATAAGAACGGCGTGCTCTTTCCCAACGAGTTCATCAACACTCGGTTGCTGGTCAACACACTGCATGACGTGACTCTGATTCCCTCGTCGGCGGTACAGCACAACGGGCAGGAATCCTTCGTCTACATCATTCAAAACAATGTGGCGCACGTTCGCAGTGTGAAGCCGGGAGTAACGGACGACAACACCACGCAGGTCGAAGGCATCAACCCCGGCGATGTCGTTGCCGACAGCAGCTTTGAGAAGTTGCAGGATAACGCCAAGGTCATCATCTCCAAGAAGCCTATTCCGGCCAGCACCACCACTGGGAGTGAAGCTCCTTGAGTCCCTCACGCCCGTTTATTCTTCGTCCTGTTGCAACGTCGTTGCTGATGGCGGCCATTCTGCTGGTGGGCCTTGTGGGCTTCACGCAGTTGCCCGTCTCCGCGCTGCCTGAGGTGAACTATCCGACCATTCAGGTCGTCACCTTTTATCCGGGAGCGAGTCCGGAGGTCGTCGCCACTACCGTCACAGCTCCGCTGGAGCGGCAGTTTGGCCAGCTTCAGGGACTTAGCCAGATGACCTCCAGCAGCTCGGGCGGCAACTCTGTCATCGTGCTCCAGTTCAATCTCAACCTGGATATCGACGTTGCTGAAGAAGAAGTACAGTCGGGCATCAACGCATCGCAAAGTTATCTTCCGGCAAACCTGCCTTCTCCGCCGATCTACAGCAAGACCAATCCTGCCGACGCGCCGATTCTGACGCTGGCCATCACATCGAAGACCTTGCCGCTCTCGCAAGTGGAAGACCTGATCGATACTCGCTTTGCGCCGAAGATCTCGCAGCTCAGCGGAGTCGGACTGGTCAGCATCAGCGGCGGTCAGAAACCGGCAGTGCGGATTCAGGTGAATCCTTCGGCGCTGTCTTCGTACGGTATTGATCTTGAAGCTCTACGTACGGCCGTGTCGCAGGCCAGCGTCAATGCTGCCAAAGGAAACTTCGATGGTCCGCGCCAGGACTATCAGATCGACGCTAACGACCAGTTGGTCACCAGCGGAGACTACAAAAAGGTCGTGGTCGCCTATCGGAACGGCGCTCCGGTCATGCTTACGGACGTAGCCACGATTGTGGATGGTGTTGAAAATAGCGTTCAGGCTGCGTGGATGGATCAGACTCCGGCCGTGATCGTCAATATTCAACGACAACCCGGCGGCAATACGATCAGCGTCGTCAAGAGCATCAAGAAGATTCTGCCGCAGCTGAAAGCCGATCTTCCTGCCGGTATTCAGATCACGACGATGACGGACCTGACCACCGGCATTCAGGCCTCGGTCAACGACGTTGAATTCGAGTTGCTGCTCACCATCTTCCTGGTTGTGATGGTGATCTTTCTCTTCTTAA
It encodes the following:
- a CDS encoding efflux RND transporter periplasmic adaptor subunit, which codes for MSSDSKEHPTTSPDHQLPAPTSEQREHQNHKGVRIIVWVVILLIFAVAFFLIMRQHATTAKKPSRRGAGGTTTITTATAQKGDIGVYLDAIGTVTPVHTASITSQVNGIVTAVHYQEGQIVRQGAPLIDIDSRTYRATLLQAQGILERDQNILAQAKMDLVRYRDAWNRNAIPKQTLDDQEKIVLQDEGTVKNDQGAVQFDQVQVDYCHITAPFTGRVGLRLVDPGNVVQSSGGTTLAVVTQIQPITAIFTIAEDNLGQVQPRLHQQAKLPVYAFDRTSLNKIATGSLLTLDNLIDTTTGTVKARALFDNKNGVLFPNEFINTRLLVNTLHDVTLIPSSAVQHNGQESFVYIIQNNVAHVRSVKPGVTDDNTTQVEGINPGDVVADSSFEKLQDNAKVIISKKPIPASTTTGSEAP
- the fusA gene encoding elongation factor G; this encodes MKVYSGNDIRNVAVVGHSHSGKTTLISALLHAAKMTPVKGRVEDGSAVTAYDEEEVARRTTMANALAFAEWNGVKINLLDTPGFHMFVHEARAAMLPVEAALIVVNAQIGAEAVTDRVWKYAAEVNLPRIVVMNQIDHPKADSRIGRQKMIELLQEKWGRQVVPVQLPIVDQHGFHGVVDLVTMKAFLYEPDGDGHGEAGKIPEAVAADAKAAHEALVELVAEGKDELMEEFFREGTIPEHHLIGALHEAIREDRIFPVLYASGLRNVGTDHLLDFLKVYAPAPVERGPVAAGGILTPPATAAHASNGEATSMPEDVQEEIVMRRVDDTEPVALYIYKTMTDPFAGRISFFKVVSGMVRTDATVQNYTRQEPERLAHLSIMQGRKAVEVPELHSGDLGAVAKLRVTLTGDTLGDKANEIFIEPVSMPEPAMTYAIEPKTRADEDKLGPALHKLMEEDQMIRFFRDPQTNEFLVAGAGQPHIEAIVSKLKRRYHTEVTLKAPKVPYRETIRGHAEAQGRHKKQTGGHGQFGDCKIRMEPLARGSGIVFVNDIFGGAIPRQFVPAVEKGIHESAARGYLAGYPVVDFKVSLFDGSYHDVDSSEMSFKLAARAAFRKCMELAKPALLEPVMHVEIEAPDEFAGALIGDLNGRRGRVQGMESSGAGTIVRAEVPMAEMLSYGTTLISITQGRGSFHMEMDHYDVVPQLVAEKILATAKKTVQDEAEE